A genomic region of Coriobacteriaceae bacterium contains the following coding sequences:
- the pyrF gene encoding orotidine-5'-phosphate decarboxylase has protein sequence MEWKSEAAKDRIIVALDCSGDEAVVLGEKLAGHARWVKIGMTLYYAVGPSIVNTMHKLGFKVFLDLKLHDIPHQVYGAASSIAQAGADLFTVHASGGELMLESAERGARKGAADAGHEDNVPAVCAITVLTSMDADQLASVGIDVSPAEQVERLATLASEAGLDGIVCSPMEANQMRELLGPDAIIITPGVRPKGAALGDQSRVATPAEAFAAGASHLVIGRPITRAADPVAAFEEIAAELD, from the coding sequence ATGGAATGGAAGAGCGAAGCTGCCAAAGACCGCATCATCGTCGCGCTCGACTGCTCGGGTGATGAGGCCGTCGTGCTCGGCGAGAAGCTCGCGGGGCATGCCCGGTGGGTGAAGATCGGCATGACCTTGTATTACGCAGTCGGCCCCTCCATCGTGAACACGATGCACAAGCTCGGCTTCAAGGTCTTTCTCGACCTCAAGCTGCATGATATTCCCCACCAGGTCTATGGTGCTGCCAGTTCCATCGCACAAGCTGGTGCAGACCTCTTCACCGTGCACGCGAGTGGCGGCGAGCTCATGCTCGAGTCTGCCGAGCGCGGCGCACGCAAGGGCGCTGCCGATGCCGGCCATGAGGACAACGTCCCGGCGGTCTGTGCGATTACGGTGCTCACGAGCATGGACGCCGATCAGCTCGCCTCCGTCGGCATCGACGTGTCGCCTGCCGAGCAGGTCGAGCGTCTCGCCACGCTTGCGTCCGAGGCGGGGCTTGACGGCATCGTGTGCTCTCCCATGGAGGCAAATCAGATGAGGGAGCTCCTCGGTCCCGATGCCATTATCATCACGCCGGGCGTCAGGCCCAAGGGCGCTGCGTTGGGCGATCAGAGCCGAGTTGCCACACCCGCCGAGGCTTTTGCGGCAGGTGCCTCGCACCTTGTCATCGGTCGTCCCATCACGCGTGCGGCAGACCCCGTCGCCGCGTTCGAAGAGATTGCCGCCGAGCTCGACTAG
- the gmk gene encoding guanylate kinase encodes MDQGTLYVISGPSGAGKGTLVSALLKECPHIVLSVSATTRQPREGEIDGVHYHFLTIEEFENTIEEDGFIEWAKVHSNYYGTPLAPIEEHLAKGDTVLLEIDVQGAFQVLDKIPQAKLIFIAPPSIEELERRLRGRGTESEEVIAQRLANAAGEMEAADRYDYVIVNDDVQGATKELARVLEC; translated from the coding sequence ATGGATCAAGGAACGCTCTATGTCATATCGGGCCCTTCGGGAGCGGGCAAGGGGACGCTCGTCTCCGCACTGCTGAAAGAGTGCCCTCACATCGTGTTGTCGGTTTCCGCCACGACGCGTCAGCCCCGCGAGGGCGAGATTGACGGCGTGCATTATCATTTTCTCACCATCGAGGAGTTCGAGAACACTATCGAAGAGGACGGCTTCATCGAGTGGGCCAAGGTGCATTCCAACTATTACGGCACGCCGCTCGCACCCATTGAGGAGCATCTTGCGAAGGGGGATACCGTGCTGCTCGAGATTGACGTCCAAGGCGCCTTCCAGGTGCTCGATAAGATCCCGCAGGCCAAGCTCATTTTCATCGCTCCTCCGTCAATCGAGGAACTCGAGCGCAGACTGCGTGGCCGCGGGACCGAATCCGAGGAGGTCATCGCCCAGCGTCTTGCCAATGCGGCTGGCGAGATGGAGGCTGCGGATAGGTACGATTACGTCATCGTCAACGACGATGTGCAGGGGGCTACCAAAGAGCTCGCGCGCGTGTTAGAATGCTAG
- a CDS encoding dihydroorotate dehydrogenase electron transfer subunit, whose amino-acid sequence MVQKLQESGPVLFNRQIAEGIYHLSVLAPRIAAAACPGQFVQVKVASKPSVQFLRMPFAVFDVDVDAGSVDICYQVVGDGTEQLTHVGIGDEVDLVGPIGNGWHVPAGVTHALLACGGVGTPALKLLADELAAQGARVDVVIGATTADRVACTEQFEDSVRRSQGALYIATDDGSMGVKGFVNAVTDELLATNDYDYVAVCGPPLMERSVALPAIEHGVTCEVSMERLMACGVGACLGCVVETTGGLKRCCVDGPVFDASEVIW is encoded by the coding sequence ATGGTCCAGAAGCTTCAGGAGAGTGGCCCGGTCCTCTTCAATAGGCAAATTGCCGAGGGTATCTATCACCTGTCCGTGTTGGCTCCTCGCATTGCCGCTGCCGCATGTCCCGGTCAGTTCGTTCAAGTCAAGGTTGCAAGCAAGCCTTCGGTTCAGTTCCTGCGCATGCCCTTTGCCGTCTTCGATGTCGATGTAGACGCAGGTTCCGTTGACATCTGCTATCAGGTCGTCGGCGACGGGACCGAGCAGCTGACGCATGTTGGCATTGGCGATGAGGTCGATCTCGTTGGCCCCATCGGTAACGGCTGGCATGTTCCCGCGGGGGTAACGCATGCGTTGCTTGCTTGCGGTGGTGTGGGTACTCCGGCTCTCAAGCTTCTTGCAGACGAACTCGCCGCGCAAGGTGCGCGCGTCGATGTCGTCATCGGAGCCACGACGGCCGATCGTGTCGCCTGCACGGAGCAGTTCGAGGACAGCGTGCGCCGCTCGCAGGGCGCTCTCTATATCGCAACCGATGACGGATCGATGGGCGTCAAGGGCTTCGTGAACGCCGTCACCGACGAGCTCCTCGCCACAAATGACTACGATTACGTCGCCGTGTGCGGGCCGCCTCTCATGGAGCGCTCCGTGGCGCTTCCCGCCATCGAGCATGGCGTGACCTGCGAGGTCTCGATGGAGCGACTCATGGCCTGCGGTGTTGGCGCATGCCTGGGTTGCGTTGTCGAGACAACGGGCGGTCTCAAGCGCTGTTGCGTCGATGGTCCCGTCTTCGATGCAAGCGAGGTGATCTGGTGA
- a CDS encoding dihydroorotate dehydrogenase produces the protein MPDMHVDVGGLSMKNPVTVASGTFGHGEEFADFLDVSRLGAVTTKGVSPRPWDGNATPRIAEVPCGMLNSIGLQNPGVEEFCASQLSWLATQDTAVIVNVSGHTLDEYVQVIERLEDEPGVDAYEVNISCPNVDAGGMTFGTDPEQAAQVTAAVRQCTKRPLIVKLTPNVTDITVIAKAVESAGADAVSLINTLLGMAIDAKRRKPKLARVVGGLSGPAIKPVALRMVWETYNAVDIPIIGMGGISSGEDAIEFVLAGATAVAVGAANFVNPLASVHVLDGMIAYCEENGVSRISELIGALEV, from the coding sequence ATGCCCGATATGCATGTCGACGTCGGCGGCTTGTCGATGAAAAATCCCGTGACGGTTGCCTCGGGGACTTTCGGTCATGGCGAGGAGTTCGCCGATTTCCTCGACGTTTCGCGGTTGGGTGCCGTTACGACGAAAGGTGTCTCACCCAGGCCCTGGGACGGCAACGCAACGCCGCGCATTGCCGAGGTGCCATGCGGCATGCTCAATTCCATCGGTCTGCAAAACCCCGGTGTCGAGGAGTTTTGCGCAAGTCAGCTGTCGTGGCTTGCGACGCAGGACACGGCTGTCATCGTGAACGTTTCGGGCCATACGCTCGACGAGTACGTACAGGTCATAGAGCGTCTCGAGGACGAGCCGGGCGTCGATGCCTACGAGGTGAACATTTCGTGCCCCAACGTGGATGCTGGTGGCATGACCTTCGGCACCGACCCGGAACAGGCCGCGCAGGTGACCGCAGCCGTGCGTCAGTGCACGAAGCGCCCCCTTATCGTGAAGCTCACCCCCAACGTCACCGATATCACCGTCATCGCCAAGGCCGTCGAGTCGGCCGGTGCCGATGCGGTGAGTCTCATCAACACCCTGCTTGGCATGGCGATTGATGCCAAGCGCCGCAAACCCAAGCTGGCACGTGTCGTAGGTGGTCTGTCTGGCCCCGCTATCAAGCCCGTTGCGTTACGCATGGTATGGGAGACGTACAACGCCGTCGACATCCCCATCATCGGCATGGGCGGTATCTCGTCTGGTGAAGATGCGATTGAGTTCGTGCTCGCCGGTGCGACGGCGGTGGCTGTGGGTGCGGCGAACTTCGTCAATCCGCTTGCAAGCGTGCACGTGCTCGACGGAATGATTGCATATTGCGAGGAAAATGGCGTTTCACGAATAAGCGAGCTCATTGGAGCATTGGAGGTATAG